In bacterium, the genomic stretch GTGCATGTAGCCCAGCGAGTAGACCTGGATGCAGGTGGCGACGATGCTGACCATGACCAGCATGATGGCCGCCAGCGGGTCCACCGCGTAGCCCACCTGCATGGCCTTGTTGCCGAGGCTGGCCCAGACCACAGTGTGGTCCACCGGCGCCACGCCCATCAGCAGTTCCACCAGGCAGCCGACGGTCAGTGGGATCGTCGCCGCGATCCCCGCGACGCCGATCCAGCCCACCCGCTCGCCCAGGCGATGACGCAGGGCGCTGCCGAAGAAGATCAGCACCGCGAAGGCGGCATATGGGATGATGGGAATGAGCCAGGCTAGGTCAAGCATAGAGAGAGTTGGCCGAAAGCCATAGGTAGCATGTGCCGCAAAGCCAGATTCCTACCGGAACCCGCGAACGTTGCCGAGAGGCCACACCATTGGTTCAGTCGCGTTAGTGTACAGGTGACTTTATCTGATGCCAGGGATTGTCCCGGTTATTGTCTTCCTTCACCCAAAGGCAGCCGGTGGCGGTGTCAACAAAGTACACATAGGGGTACTGACCCGACGGGGCCATCTGGTACCTCCCAACCTCGGGGGCATCAGCCTTCAGGTTGGTCTGGGTCAACAGGGCCACAGACAGTATGACAACGACGGCCACGAGTACAACAAAGGCGCGGTCTCTCACGATACACCTCCATGGGGTGCCGTTCGCTTACCACTTCATCGTGCTCGCTTCATCCGGGTTCAGCACGCCCCGCGTCCGGTAGATGCGCAGTATGATCGCCAGCCCCACCGCCACTTCGCACGCCGCCAGGGCAATCACCATCAGGGCGAACACTTGCCCGTCCAGGACCGTGTTGATCTGCTTGCCAGGCGACAGGTAGTGGCTGAAGGCTACCAGATTGAGGTTCGCGGCGTTGAGCATCAACTCGATGCCCAGCAGCAGCGCCACGGCGTGCCGCCGGGTCATCACCGCGAACAGGCCCATCGAGAAGAGGATG encodes the following:
- the nuoK gene encoding NADH-quinone oxidoreductase subunit NuoK; protein product: MNPVPLLAWLFVSAILFSMGLFAVMTRRHAVALLLGIELMLNAANLNLVAFSHYLSPGKQINTVLDGQVFALMVIALAACEVAVGLAIILRIYRTRGVLNPDEASTMKW